The Azospirillum lipoferum 4B genomic sequence GGGGCAGCGTTCTTGGCACCATGCTCGGCGTCTTCATGCTGGTGATGGTCAAGAACAGCCTGATCATCATGAAAGTGGACACCACCTGGCAACTCGTCGCCGTGGGTCTGATCGTCATCGTCGCGACCGCCCTGTCGGCCTGGCGCGACCGCCGCCGGACGGCATGAGGAGGCGGATCATGAAGGCACAGATGAACATCCGCAGTCTGGTCAACCGCGACAACAACATCGTCCAGCTTCTGGTGATGACGGTGCTGATCTTCGCCGTGATGACGGCGCTCAGCCCCGACAAGTTCCTGCGCTACTACAATTTCGAATCGATCACCTACATCTTCCCCGAGCTTGGCCTGCTCTCCATCGCCATGATGATCGCCATGCTGACCGGCGGCATCGACCTGTCGGTGGTGGGGGTCGCCAACCTGTCGGGCATCCTGGCCGGCGTGCTGTTCCACAAGCTGGCGGGGGCGGCCGGCATCGCCGACACCGGCATCCTGACCGTGCTGCTCGGCGGGGTCATCGCGCTCGGCACCGGGCTGGTGGCGGGGACGGTCAACGGGCTGCTGATCACCCGGATGGGCATCACGCCGATCCTGGCGACGCTGGGAACGGGGCAGGTCTTCACCGGTCTTGCCATCGTGCTGACCGGCGGGCCGGCCATCGTCGGCTTTCCCACCGCCTGGGGCTTCCTCGGCAACGGCAAGATCCTGGGGCTGGCGACACCCTTCGTGCTGTTCGCGGTCATCGCCGCCCTGATCGCCTTCATGCTGACCCGCACCGCGCTGGGCATCAACCTGATGCTGATCGGCACCAACCCGAAGGCGGCGCTGTTCGCCGGGCTGAAGCGGGAGCGCATGGTGCTCTACAGCTACATGCTGACCGGCGTGCTGGCCTCGGTCGCCGGGATCATCCTGTCGGGACGGACCAACGCGGCGAAGTCTGACTACGGCAACTCCTATCTGCTGCAGGCGGTGCTGATCGCCGTGCTGGGCGGCACCAATCCGGCCGGCGGGCGCGGCACCGTGCTGGGCATCACCATCGCCGTGGTGGCGCTGATGCTGCTGTCGAGCGGCTTCCAGATCCTGCGCTTCTCCAACCACCTGATCGACTTCATCTGGGGCGCGTTCCTGCTGCTGGTCATCGTGATCAACGCCTACAAGAACCGCACCCGCTAGCCCGCATCTCCGGGAGGACCCTCCATGAACGTCCGGACCGTGATCCATTTCCGCAAGAGCTTCTTCGGCGAGGCGGAGCGCCCGATCGCCGAGGCGCACGGCATGACGGCCAGCCTGTTCCGCTACGACAGCGGGATCGAGGCGGTGCGGCTGTCCAACCGGCGCGGCCATCTGGTGGTGCTGCCCTATTACGGGCAGATGGTGTGGGATGCCGTGTTCGACGGCGTCGACCTGACCATGGCGAACATGTTCGACATGCCGCGCCCGGCCAGCGAGATCGTCGGCACATACGGCTGCTTCGCCTTCCATTCCGGGCTGCTGCGCAACGGCTGCCCCGGCCCGCAGGATAGCCATCCTCTGCATGGCGAGATGCCCTGCGCGCCGATGGATTCCGCCGGGCTGGAGGTGGGCGAGGATGACGAAGGGCCCTACATGGCCGTCACCGGCCGGCGCGAGTATGTGATGGGCTTCGGCGCCCACTATGTTGCCCGCCCGCGCGTGGTTCTGCGCCCCGGCTCCGCCCTGTTCGACATCAGGATGGAGGTGGAAAACCTGTCGGGCGCGACCATGGACCTGATGTACATGTGCCACGTCAATTTCGCCTTCGCCGAGGGCGCCCGCATCGTCCAGCCCACTCCCTTCACGCCGGAGGCGACGGCGGTGCGCACGGTGGTGCCGGCCCATGTGCCGCGCAGCCCCGCCTATGACGCGCTGCTGGCCGACCTCGCCCGCGATCCGGCGGTGATGGAGGTGCTGGACGAGCCCGAACGCTACGACCCGGAGCAGGTCTTCTACATCCGCGGCCTGCGCACCGACGAGGAGGGCGGCACCGCACTGATGATGCGGCGGCGGGAGGGCGACGCCTTCCACATCGCATACAGCACGCGGGAGTTCCCCAAGACGGTGCGCTGGGTGCTGGTCAACAGCGACCAGAAGGTCTGCGCCTTCGCCCTGCCCTCCACCTGCGAGCCGGAGGGCTACACTGCGGAGTCGATGAAAGGGAATGTGCAGAAACTGGCGGGTGGCGAGACGCGGCGCTTTTCCGTACGGCTGGGCTATCTGACCGCCGACGAGGCCGAAGCCGAGGAATGCGCCATCCGGGCGCTGTAAGAGGAGTAGCAGAAGATGGGCAAGATCGCCGTGGTCGGCAGCAACATGGTCGACCTGATCACCTACACCGCCCGCATGCCCGGCCCCGGCGAGACCATCGAGGCGCCGCGCTTCGAGATGGGCTGCGGCGGCAAGGGCGCCAACCAGGCCATCGCCGCCGCCCGGCTGGGGGCGGAGGTGATGATGGTCACCAAGGTCGGCGACGACATCTTCGCCGACAACACCATCCGCAACTTCGAGGCATCGGGCATCGACACCCGTTATGTCGAGCGGGTGCCGGGCACCTCCAGCGGCGTCGCCCCGATCTTCGTCGAGCCGTCGGGCGAGAACAGCATCCTGATCATCAAGGGCGCCAACGCCCTGCTGTCGCCGGCCGACGTCGACCGCGCCGCCGAGGATCTGAAGGGCTGCGACCTGATCGTCATGCAGCTGGAAGTGCCGCTCGAGACGATCTACCACACCATCGAGTTCGGCGCGCGGCACGGCATCGAAACCCTGTTGAACCCGGCCCCCGCCCCCGCCGACCTCGACCCCGAACGGATCGGGCAGGTCACTTTCCTGGTGCCGAACCAGACCGAACTCGCGACCATTTCCGGACTTCCGGTGACATCGGAGGCGGAAGCCGAGACGGCGGCGCGCTCCCTGATCGGGCGCGGCATCCGCACCGTGATCGTCACGCTGGGCGCCCGCGGCGCGTTGCTGGTGACGAAGGGCGAGGAAACGCGGCGGATCGAGCCGGTGCGGGTCACGCCGGTGGACACCACCGGGGCCGGCGACGCCTTCATCGGCAGCTTCGCGCGCTATTATGTGGAGAACCGCGACCTCGACGCCGCGCTGCACATGGCGGTGCGCTATGCCGCCGACAGCATCACCCGGCCGGGCACCCAGAAATCCTATGCCAGCCGCGAGGCGTTCGAAGCCTTCTGCGCCAGCCTGTAGCCGTCGAACGGAGGACATGCCATGACGCGCGCCGTGATCGGGGTGGATGTGGGGACCGGCAGCGCCCGCGCCGGCATCTTCGACCTTGCCGGCCGGCGGCTGGCCGCCGCATCGCGCCCGATCCGGATGTGGAAGCCCGAGCCGGAATGGGCGGAGCAATCCTCCGACGACATCTGGAGCGCGGTCTGCGCTGCCGTGCGCGAGGCGATGGAGGCTTGCGGCGAAAGGCCGGAAGTGGTCGGCATCGGCTTCGACGCCACCTGTTCGCTGGTGGTTCTGGACGCCGCCGGGCGGCCGGTGACGGTCGATCCGGAGGGTGACGATTCCCGCAACGTCATCGTCTGGATGGACCACCGCGCCATCGACCAGACCGACCGCATCAATGCAGGCGGATACGAGGTTCTGCGCCATGTCGGCGGGCGGCTGTCGCCGGAGATGCAGACGCCGAAGCTGCTGTGGCTGAAGGAGAAGCTGCCGCAAAGCTGGAGCCGCGCCGCGCATTTCTTCGACCTGCCGGACTTCCTGACCTGGCGGGCGACCGGGGCAACGCGGCGGTCGCTGTGCTCGCTGGTTTGCAAATGGACCTATCTGGGTCATGAGGGCCGGTGGGACGATTCCTATCTCCGCGCCATCGGGCTGGGCGATCTGGTGGATGAGGGGCATGCGCGCATCGGCACCGATGTCGGCGCGGTCGGCAGCGCCATCGGCGGCGGCCTGACCGTGGATGCGGCGCGCGAACTTGGCCTGACGCCGGGCATCGCCGTCGGCACCTCCATGATCGACGCCCATGCCGGCGGGATCGGCGTCATCGGTGTGCCGCTCGCAGCATCGGCCACTGTCGATTACGACCGGCGGCTGGCGCTGATCGGCGGCACGTCGAGCTGCCATATGGTGATGAGCCCGGCCGAACCGCGCTTCATCCCCGGTGTCTGGGGACCCTACCACTCCGCCATGCTGCCGGGGCTGTGGCTGAACGAGGGCGGGCAGTCGGCGACCGGTGCGCTGATCGACCATGTGGTGCAGGGCCATCCCCGCCATGCCGACCTTGCCCTTGAGGCCCAACGGCGCGGCACGACGGTCTATCGGCTGCTGAACGACGAGCTGGCCGCACTGGCGGAGCGCA encodes the following:
- a CDS encoding ABC transporter permease — encoded protein: MKAQMNIRSLVNRDNNIVQLLVMTVLIFAVMTALSPDKFLRYYNFESITYIFPELGLLSIAMMIAMLTGGIDLSVVGVANLSGILAGVLFHKLAGAAGIADTGILTVLLGGVIALGTGLVAGTVNGLLITRMGITPILATLGTGQVFTGLAIVLTGGPAIVGFPTAWGFLGNGKILGLATPFVLFAVIAALIAFMLTRTALGINLMLIGTNPKAALFAGLKRERMVLYSYMLTGVLASVAGIILSGRTNAAKSDYGNSYLLQAVLIAVLGGTNPAGGRGTVLGITIAVVALMLLSSGFQILRFSNHLIDFIWGAFLLLVIVINAYKNRTR
- a CDS encoding aldose 1-epimerase family protein, with amino-acid sequence MNVRTVIHFRKSFFGEAERPIAEAHGMTASLFRYDSGIEAVRLSNRRGHLVVLPYYGQMVWDAVFDGVDLTMANMFDMPRPASEIVGTYGCFAFHSGLLRNGCPGPQDSHPLHGEMPCAPMDSAGLEVGEDDEGPYMAVTGRREYVMGFGAHYVARPRVVLRPGSALFDIRMEVENLSGATMDLMYMCHVNFAFAEGARIVQPTPFTPEATAVRTVVPAHVPRSPAYDALLADLARDPAVMEVLDEPERYDPEQVFYIRGLRTDEEGGTALMMRRREGDAFHIAYSTREFPKTVRWVLVNSDQKVCAFALPSTCEPEGYTAESMKGNVQKLAGGETRRFSVRLGYLTADEAEAEECAIRAL
- the rbsK gene encoding ribokinase — translated: MGKIAVVGSNMVDLITYTARMPGPGETIEAPRFEMGCGGKGANQAIAAARLGAEVMMVTKVGDDIFADNTIRNFEASGIDTRYVERVPGTSSGVAPIFVEPSGENSILIIKGANALLSPADVDRAAEDLKGCDLIVMQLEVPLETIYHTIEFGARHGIETLLNPAPAPADLDPERIGQVTFLVPNQTELATISGLPVTSEAEAETAARSLIGRGIRTVIVTLGARGALLVTKGEETRRIEPVRVTPVDTTGAGDAFIGSFARYYVENRDLDAALHMAVRYAADSITRPGTQKSYASREAFEAFCASL
- a CDS encoding FGGY-family carbohydrate kinase; protein product: MTRAVIGVDVGTGSARAGIFDLAGRRLAAASRPIRMWKPEPEWAEQSSDDIWSAVCAAVREAMEACGERPEVVGIGFDATCSLVVLDAAGRPVTVDPEGDDSRNVIVWMDHRAIDQTDRINAGGYEVLRHVGGRLSPEMQTPKLLWLKEKLPQSWSRAAHFFDLPDFLTWRATGATRRSLCSLVCKWTYLGHEGRWDDSYLRAIGLGDLVDEGHARIGTDVGAVGSAIGGGLTVDAARELGLTPGIAVGTSMIDAHAGGIGVIGVPLAASATVDYDRRLALIGGTSSCHMVMSPAEPRFIPGVWGPYHSAMLPGLWLNEGGQSATGALIDHVVQGHPRHADLALEAQRRGTTVYRLLNDELAALAERSGGPMAMLTRDLHVLPDFHGNRSPRADASLRGAVSGLRLSDGLEDLALLYLATVQAVAYGTRHIVAAMNGTGYAIDTILACGGGTKNPVFLEAHADATGCTLVLPEEPEAVLLGSAVLGAVAAGAFPDIAAGMAGMTRAGRSIEPAEGRLRAYHDAKYSVFLRLHDDQMAYRALMAAAG